In a genomic window of Mucilaginibacter sp. KACC 22063:
- a CDS encoding HYC_CC_PP family protein, which translates to MIKKLFITFLAVLYLGVSSGATLHYQYCMGRLVKVSLWHSHTEKCHTCGMDLKAKSTKNCCTDKHQQLKSDKSGSVTYSQFTLGTGAVVLPSFPFFGSLPYPTVPLTVQHPVSQAPPSVPAVPVFLRNCVFRI; encoded by the coding sequence GTGATCAAAAAGCTGTTCATAACCTTTTTAGCCGTGCTGTACCTGGGCGTTTCTTCCGGGGCAACGCTGCATTACCAGTACTGTATGGGCAGGCTGGTCAAGGTATCGCTATGGCACAGTCACACCGAAAAATGCCATACCTGCGGTATGGACCTTAAGGCAAAATCAACTAAAAACTGCTGTACGGACAAGCACCAGCAGCTCAAATCGGATAAAAGCGGTTCGGTCACTTATAGCCAGTTTACTTTGGGCACTGGCGCGGTTGTCCTGCCGTCATTTCCTTTCTTCGGATCACTGCCTTATCCTACTGTACCTCTAACGGTGCAGCACCCGGTAAGCCAGGCACCGCCTTCCGTCCCGGCTGTCCCTGTATTTTTACGTAACTGCGTTTTTCGTATCTGA
- a CDS encoding DUF3659 domain-containing protein, with translation MKKAIHLIWAITTLIIDGFAPASAQTEPKAVPANEIHINKKGEIHDHGGTLLGYISKDDIVRDTKGNKVYFIDRDGNVIDAKGNKLGKAAKNGFYFNNEGQQVLKVKDKDAGECEILDPAGHNLGTTHKNYKLHACAAHCLFLKKQANQHPVH, from the coding sequence ATGAAAAAAGCGATCCATTTAATATGGGCCATAACCACCCTGATCATTGATGGTTTTGCACCTGCGTCTGCGCAAACCGAACCGAAAGCGGTGCCAGCCAATGAAATTCATATCAACAAGAAAGGCGAGATACACGACCATGGCGGAACCTTATTAGGCTATATCAGCAAGGACGATATCGTAAGGGATACCAAGGGCAATAAAGTCTATTTTATTGACCGCGATGGCAACGTGATCGATGCCAAGGGCAACAAATTAGGAAAAGCAGCGAAGAACGGCTTTTATTTCAACAACGAAGGACAGCAGGTTTTGAAAGTAAAAGATAAAGATGCCGGGGAATGTGAGATACTGGATCCTGCCGGGCACAATCTGGGCACTACACACAAGAACTATAAACTGCATGCCTGCGCCGCGCATTGTTTGTTTCTAAAAAAGCAAGCCAATCAACATCCGGTACATTAA
- a CDS encoding helix-turn-helix domain-containing protein, producing MTELFIKNMVCDRCKMVVEQELNKHGLQVDDVHLGLVHLRNDIDKRQRLELAEGLNKLGFELLDDVKSKTVEQIKNSIIQKIHHSDYLDIKVNWSALLSDELNQDYKHLSGLFSGVEGITLEQYIIQQKIERVKELLFYDEMNLSEISYKLGYSSVAHLSAQFKKVTGQTPSQFKAARSAGSARRSLDAI from the coding sequence ATGACCGAACTCTTCATTAAAAATATGGTATGCGACCGCTGTAAAATGGTGGTCGAACAGGAACTCAACAAACACGGGCTCCAGGTGGACGATGTTCATCTGGGCCTTGTGCATTTACGGAATGACATCGATAAAAGACAACGCCTGGAATTGGCGGAGGGATTAAATAAACTGGGCTTTGAATTGTTGGATGACGTTAAGTCAAAAACAGTAGAGCAGATCAAAAACAGTATCATTCAAAAAATACATCATAGCGACTACCTGGATATCAAAGTGAACTGGTCGGCTTTGCTTTCAGATGAACTTAACCAAGACTATAAGCACCTCAGCGGCTTATTTTCGGGTGTGGAAGGCATCACCCTGGAGCAATATATCATTCAGCAAAAGATCGAACGGGTGAAGGAACTGCTGTTTTACGATGAAATGAACCTGAGCGAGATCTCTTATAAATTGGGCTATAGCAGCGTTGCCCATCTTTCTGCGCAGTTTAAAAAAGTGACCGGGCAAACGCCCTCACAGTTTAAAGCAGCAAGATCTGCCGGTAGCGCACGCCGCTCGCTGGATGCTATCTGA
- a CDS encoding heavy metal translocating P-type ATPase: MTTLTTHNQKRSFPVTGMTCAGCAVSVESILKSAPGVNNAGVNFANSTAWASYDDTLTNPKALQQAVQAVGYDLIVDAEDPAKAQEEAQHNKYLEVKARTVWSSVFALPVFLIGMFFMDIPHAEWISMLLTIPVVFWFGRNFFIGAWKQACHGKANMDTLVALSTGIAFIFSAFNTIDPEFWHRRGIHPHVYFEAAAVVIAFISLGKLLEEKAKSNTSTAIKKLIGLQPKTVHVIVDGAEQVMPIESVVPGDVILVRPGEKIAVDGTVSIGTSFVDESMITGEPVPVEKTAGEKVFAGTINQKGSFQFAAEKIGSDTLLAHIIKMVQEAQGSKAPVQKLVDKTAGIFVPVVLVISVLTFTIWMLFGGDSAFTHALLTSITVLVIACPCALGLATPTAIMVGVGKGAENHILIKDAESLELGYKVNAVVLDKTGTITEGKPRVTEIAWLNGLADDLLLRQILYSLESRSEHPLAEAVVVAVEATKDLALQNFESLTGRGVKAEYSGRRYLFGNGKLMEENAIAVDPLLKQRADELQASAKTVVYFSDDRHCLAIVAIADNVKSNSKNAIQQLQQNGVEVFMLTGDNVQTAAAIAGEVGIKNFKAEVMSHDKAEFIKALQAKGKVVAMVGDGINDSEALAQADVSIAMGKGSDIAMEVAKITLITSDLQSIPKALLLSKKTVSTIRQNLFWAFIYNVIGIPLAAGILYPYNGFLLNPMIAGAAMALSSVSVVSNSLRLKTIKI, encoded by the coding sequence ATGACAACCCTAACAACTCATAATCAAAAGAGATCATTTCCCGTTACCGGCATGACCTGTGCTGGTTGCGCGGTGAGTGTGGAATCGATACTTAAATCCGCGCCGGGCGTTAACAACGCTGGTGTTAACTTCGCTAACAGTACGGCCTGGGCTTCCTATGATGATACCCTAACTAACCCCAAGGCACTCCAACAAGCGGTGCAGGCGGTTGGTTACGACCTGATTGTAGACGCTGAAGATCCTGCTAAAGCTCAGGAAGAAGCACAGCACAATAAATACCTGGAGGTAAAAGCACGAACTGTATGGTCTTCCGTATTTGCTCTTCCTGTTTTCCTAATCGGCATGTTTTTTATGGATATACCCCACGCCGAATGGATCTCGATGTTGCTGACCATACCTGTAGTATTTTGGTTTGGCAGGAACTTCTTTATCGGTGCGTGGAAACAAGCCTGCCATGGTAAAGCGAACATGGATACGCTCGTCGCCCTAAGCACGGGAATTGCTTTCATTTTTAGCGCCTTCAATACGATCGATCCTGAATTTTGGCACCGCAGAGGTATTCACCCACATGTTTATTTCGAAGCTGCTGCGGTCGTTATCGCCTTTATCTCCCTGGGGAAGTTATTGGAGGAAAAAGCGAAGTCTAACACGTCGACGGCTATTAAAAAGCTCATCGGCCTCCAACCGAAAACGGTTCACGTGATTGTCGACGGCGCAGAGCAGGTAATGCCGATTGAATCGGTCGTGCCGGGTGATGTCATTCTTGTACGCCCAGGCGAAAAGATCGCTGTAGATGGTACGGTAAGCATAGGTACTTCCTTTGTAGACGAAAGCATGATCACCGGTGAACCTGTACCGGTGGAAAAAACGGCCGGAGAAAAGGTATTTGCAGGTACGATCAATCAGAAAGGAAGTTTTCAGTTTGCAGCAGAAAAGATCGGCAGCGATACTTTGCTCGCACATATCATTAAGATGGTACAGGAAGCACAGGGTAGCAAAGCACCGGTGCAGAAGTTAGTCGACAAGACCGCCGGCATTTTTGTACCTGTAGTCCTAGTGATCTCCGTCTTGACATTTACTATTTGGATGCTGTTTGGTGGCGATAGTGCATTTACCCATGCATTGCTTACTTCGATAACTGTTTTGGTTATTGCCTGTCCCTGCGCTCTGGGCCTGGCAACGCCGACGGCTATTATGGTAGGTGTAGGTAAAGGTGCGGAGAACCATATTTTAATTAAAGATGCTGAGAGCCTGGAATTGGGGTATAAGGTTAACGCCGTAGTCCTGGACAAGACCGGAACGATCACCGAAGGCAAGCCCCGGGTTACAGAAATAGCTTGGCTGAACGGACTGGCTGATGATCTTTTGTTGCGTCAAATTCTTTACAGTTTGGAATCCCGTTCTGAACATCCTCTAGCAGAAGCTGTAGTAGTAGCGGTAGAAGCTACCAAGGACCTTGCATTGCAGAACTTTGAAAGTCTGACCGGAAGGGGCGTTAAAGCGGAATATTCGGGTCGCCGGTACCTGTTTGGCAATGGCAAGCTAATGGAAGAGAATGCCATTGCAGTTGATCCGTTATTAAAACAACGAGCAGATGAATTACAGGCATCCGCCAAAACGGTGGTGTACTTCAGTGATGACCGTCACTGCCTGGCTATTGTAGCTATAGCTGACAATGTAAAAAGCAATTCTAAAAACGCCATCCAACAGTTGCAGCAAAATGGCGTGGAGGTGTTTATGCTGACGGGAGATAATGTGCAGACAGCCGCGGCAATAGCTGGCGAGGTGGGTATTAAAAACTTCAAAGCTGAGGTCATGTCGCATGATAAAGCGGAATTTATAAAAGCGTTGCAGGCAAAAGGCAAAGTGGTGGCCATGGTCGGCGATGGTATTAATGACAGTGAAGCGCTGGCACAGGCAGATGTGAGTATTGCCATGGGGAAAGGATCAGATATTGCGATGGAGGTGGCCAAAATCACGCTCATCACATCCGATCTTCAGTCGATACCCAAAGCGCTCCTGCTTTCTAAGAAGACGGTAAGCACGATAAGACAAAACCTCTTTTGGGCATTTATCTATAATGTGATCGGGATACCGCTGGCTGCCGGGATACTATACCCATACAACGGTTTTCTGTTGAACCCCATGATCGCCGGTGCAGCGATGGCTTTGAGTTCAGTATCGGTGGTGAGTAACAGCCTGCGTTTAAAAACAATCAAAATTTAG
- a CDS encoding heavy-metal-associated domain-containing protein, whose amino-acid sequence MGTIKFKTNINCGGCIAKVTPALNEAVGEGNWQVETGVPEKILTVESNVTLDEIVSKVQAAGFKIEQL is encoded by the coding sequence ATGGGAACTATAAAATTTAAGACAAATATCAATTGTGGTGGCTGTATCGCCAAGGTAACTCCAGCATTAAATGAAGCTGTAGGTGAAGGAAACTGGCAGGTAGAAACCGGCGTACCCGAAAAGATCCTGACAGTTGAAAGTAACGTCACTCTTGATGAAATCGTCAGCAAAGTACAAGCGGCCGGATTTAAGATAGAACAATTGTAA
- a CDS encoding rhomboid family intramembrane serine protease, with protein MDKAAQTISTTGLSQKHCLVTAFESVKSLGWRIRFVSDAGVIAYTGNSGFSWNGEVTVRVEEDQLRVECVSTSAMPIDDGRNESAVRQYVGVFEKLRTVITEEEVRQKYRLYEQDFVPPYEDTLKPDIRPKFNLITSFWGFFRPAKNYFFTPVLVSLNILIFLTMVGSGISFIDPNGQSLLAWGANSTVATLNGQWWRLLTNCFLHFGIIHLALNMYALVFVGMLLEPFLGKAKFLIAYLLTGIAASVVSLWWHDYTISAGASGAIFGLYGVFLAILSTNHIERSIRNGLLSSIGMFVIYNLVYGSLKSGIDNAAHLGGLVSGLLIGYLYWPALRRPDDTRVNRLVIGGAMILILSLSAFTYIVLSRSDRVIYFKRMESFYQLEEKALKVVGQEDNKNSDALLPDLQQGISYWQEGISLINESDKLNVSSSIHSKNRQLIKYCQLRIKSYQITYYAYQNGTYPDQKQVFEINQQIKEVMNELSSR; from the coding sequence ATGGATAAAGCAGCGCAAACCATTTCTACTACGGGTCTTAGCCAAAAACATTGCCTGGTCACAGCATTTGAGTCGGTTAAGTCGTTAGGCTGGCGGATTCGTTTTGTTTCTGACGCAGGTGTCATCGCTTACACAGGTAACAGTGGGTTCTCATGGAACGGAGAAGTTACGGTTAGAGTTGAAGAAGACCAGTTGCGTGTTGAATGTGTTTCAACGTCAGCCATGCCCATTGATGATGGACGGAATGAAAGCGCTGTCAGGCAGTATGTTGGGGTTTTTGAAAAGTTAAGGACCGTGATAACGGAAGAAGAAGTGCGCCAGAAGTATAGATTATATGAGCAAGACTTTGTACCACCATATGAGGATACACTAAAGCCGGACATCCGGCCAAAGTTTAATCTGATCACCAGCTTCTGGGGGTTTTTCCGTCCGGCTAAAAACTATTTTTTTACGCCTGTGCTCGTGAGTTTGAACATCCTGATCTTCCTGACTATGGTTGGAAGCGGAATTTCATTCATAGATCCGAATGGACAAAGCTTACTAGCCTGGGGTGCCAATTCAACCGTCGCCACACTTAACGGACAGTGGTGGCGTTTGCTGACCAATTGTTTCCTTCACTTCGGCATCATACACCTGGCGTTAAATATGTATGCGCTCGTTTTCGTTGGCATGCTGCTGGAGCCTTTTTTAGGGAAAGCAAAGTTTTTGATTGCCTATCTGTTAACGGGGATAGCAGCAAGTGTGGTCAGTTTATGGTGGCATGATTACACCATCAGCGCTGGCGCTTCCGGTGCCATATTCGGGTTATATGGGGTATTCTTAGCTATTCTGAGCACCAATCATATTGAGCGCAGCATACGCAATGGTTTATTGAGCAGCATCGGCATGTTCGTTATTTACAATCTGGTGTATGGCAGTTTAAAAAGCGGTATTGATAACGCAGCACATTTAGGCGGACTGGTAAGCGGATTACTAATCGGCTATTTATATTGGCCAGCTTTGAGAAGGCCTGATGACACCAGAGTAAACCGGCTGGTAATAGGGGGGGCCATGATACTCATCCTTTCGCTTTCGGCATTCACTTACATCGTCCTCTCGCGCAGCGACCGCGTTATTTATTTTAAGCGAATGGAAAGCTTTTATCAGTTGGAAGAGAAAGCTCTTAAGGTAGTTGGACAGGAAGACAATAAAAATTCTGATGCCTTGCTGCCTGATCTGCAGCAAGGCATCAGCTATTGGCAGGAAGGAATTAGTTTGATAAATGAGTCGGATAAGCTCAATGTGTCATCCAGTATTCATAGCAAAAATCGTCAATTGATTAAATACTGTCAGCTAAGGATCAAAAGCTATCAGATCACTTACTATGCCTATCAAAACGGAACTTATCCTGATCAGAAGCAAGTCTTCGAGATCAACCAGCAGATTAAAGAAGTTATGAATGAATTATCATCAAGATAA
- a CDS encoding GIY-YIG nuclease family protein, with protein MFFSYILKSLKDEKYYYGSTNDVDKRLTKHNKGEVKATKHRRPLKLHYKEEHSTRSEAFKREMFYKSIEGYRFLKDNNIIRRDV; from the coding sequence ATGTTTTTCAGCTATATTTTAAAAAGCTTAAAAGATGAAAAATATTATTATGGCAGTACAAATGACGTTGATAAACGCTTAACGAAACACAATAAGGGCGAGGTTAAAGCTACCAAGCACAGAAGACCATTGAAATTGCATTATAAGGAAGAGCATTCAACTCGAAGTGAAGCATTCAAAAGAGAAATGTTTTATAAATCAATAGAAGGGTATAGATTTTTAAAAGATAATAATATAATCAGGAGAGATGTCTGA
- a CDS encoding asparaginase, protein MCQIMIIYTGGTIGMMSDPKTNVLKPINFEQIMDNVPELERLNCRIKVHSFDQVIDSSNMNPAIWSQLAGLIEDNYDDVDGFVILHGSDTMAFTASALSFMLEDLNKPVIFTGSQLPISAIRTDAKENLMTAIEIAKAKKNGQVRVPEVCIYFDYKLFRGNRAFKYNSSKFEAFRSPNYPILAESGVHLRFSVNDIRHPQTDGKLKIHKKLVSDVAVLKLYPGISAKVVENILSADARGIVMETFGAGNTSTDQWFTDLLKNAIDSGKVIIDISQCKVGTVELGRYETSKQLKDIGVANGYDMTYEAAITKAMYLLGQYDDPKLIKELMETDLRGELTVS, encoded by the coding sequence ATGTGCCAGATAATGATCATCTATACCGGCGGGACAATCGGTATGATGAGTGATCCGAAGACAAATGTGCTTAAACCCATTAACTTTGAGCAGATAATGGACAATGTTCCTGAACTGGAACGGCTTAACTGTCGTATCAAGGTCCACTCATTTGATCAGGTGATTGATTCATCAAATATGAACCCTGCCATCTGGAGCCAGCTTGCAGGTTTAATTGAGGATAACTATGATGATGTTGACGGTTTTGTGATTCTTCACGGCTCTGACACCATGGCTTTTACAGCTTCAGCTTTAAGCTTTATGCTGGAAGACCTGAACAAACCAGTGATCTTCACAGGCTCGCAGTTACCCATCAGCGCCATACGTACAGACGCCAAGGAAAACCTGATGACCGCCATTGAGATTGCAAAGGCTAAAAAGAATGGCCAGGTACGCGTTCCGGAGGTATGTATCTATTTCGATTATAAATTATTCCGCGGCAATAGGGCCTTCAAGTACAACTCGTCAAAGTTTGAGGCATTCCGTTCGCCTAATTACCCTATACTTGCCGAATCTGGCGTACACCTGCGGTTCAGCGTTAATGATATACGCCATCCGCAAACCGACGGTAAATTAAAGATCCATAAAAAGCTGGTAAGCGATGTTGCCGTACTTAAGCTATACCCGGGTATAAGCGCTAAAGTGGTAGAAAACATCCTTTCGGCTGATGCACGCGGTATCGTAATGGAAACCTTTGGCGCGGGTAATACCAGTACCGACCAATGGTTCACCGACCTGCTTAAAAACGCTATCGACAGCGGTAAAGTCATCATAGATATATCGCAGTGCAAAGTAGGCACGGTTGAGCTTGGCCGTTATGAAACCAGTAAACAGCTGAAAGATATTGGAGTAGCTAACGGCTACGACATGACTTATGAGGCAGCCATCACCAAAGCCATGTACCTGCTTGGCCAGTATGACGATCCAAAGCTGATTAAAGAGCTGATGGAAACAGACCTGCGCGGTGAGCTTACTGTATCATAG
- a CDS encoding TatD family hydrolase yields the protein MVLTDTHTHIYYERDTAKREQMMQRCLDNNISRLFLPNVDAASVPLVHEMVDAYPDQCFAMLGLHPCDVKPGWEQELDKIKAAWGQQKTYAIGEIGIDLYWDKTFLHGQVAAFEAQINWAKSVDLPIVIHCRDAFNEVFEVLERNKDSKLRGIFHCFTGNLEQAHRTIDLGFHLGIGGVVTYKNSGLDKVVEQIELQHIVLETDAPYLTPVPYRGKPNESAYLKYVAEKVALLHHTDIEQIAAVTTENSKRIFGI from the coding sequence ATGGTACTAACAGACACGCACACCCACATTTATTACGAACGCGATACAGCTAAACGCGAACAGATGATGCAGCGCTGCCTGGACAACAACATCAGCCGGTTATTTTTACCTAATGTGGATGCAGCCTCGGTACCATTAGTACATGAAATGGTGGATGCCTATCCTGATCAATGCTTTGCGATGCTTGGCCTGCATCCATGCGATGTTAAACCGGGTTGGGAACAGGAGCTTGACAAGATCAAAGCCGCGTGGGGGCAGCAGAAAACATACGCTATTGGAGAAATAGGTATTGATCTTTATTGGGATAAAACATTCCTTCATGGTCAGGTTGCAGCATTTGAAGCTCAGATTAACTGGGCGAAATCTGTTGATCTGCCTATAGTGATCCACTGCCGGGATGCGTTTAACGAAGTTTTTGAAGTGCTTGAGCGTAATAAGGACAGTAAGCTGAGGGGTATATTTCATTGCTTTACCGGGAACCTGGAACAGGCGCACCGCACAATCGATCTGGGCTTTCACCTGGGTATTGGCGGTGTGGTTACCTATAAAAACAGCGGGTTAGATAAGGTGGTGGAGCAGATAGAGCTGCAGCATATTGTTTTAGAAACAGATGCCCCTTACCTGACACCCGTACCGTACCGGGGCAAACCGAACGAAAGCGCTTATTTAAAATACGTAGCCGAAAAAGTTGCTTTGCTGCATCATACTGATATCGAGCAGATTGCAGCCGTTACTACCGAAAACTCGAAACGCATATTCGGTATTTAA
- a CDS encoding FKBP-type peptidyl-prolyl cis-trans isomerase: MKKLIFSLLALSAVTMAKAQMQQTSQGAQYQIFTQSTGPKIKVGDIVTLNLINKTEKDSVLFSTYTAGAPTQVQVQPTQNIADLMAIFPLLSNKDSVLVKIPADSVFKNQEDKRPPFFPAKSNIVFVIKIEKIQSLNEAIAERNASMAKLQAAEPLAITKYITANKLMPKTTASGLKYVILSLPEKGSGRKPLPGDTVMVNYVGRTLEGKVFDSSVQMVAKEAGLDQPGRNYEPIRFVVGAGQMIPGWDEGFQYIPEGAAAKLILPSKLAYGERGAPPTIAPYSPLVFDVNLLRIYPTKHPVVAAKPAAKKTTAKKTTTTKKVTHK; the protein is encoded by the coding sequence ATGAAGAAATTAATTTTCTCGCTGCTTGCTTTATCAGCTGTTACAATGGCAAAAGCACAAATGCAGCAAACTTCGCAGGGGGCGCAGTACCAGATCTTTACACAAAGTACCGGGCCTAAAATTAAGGTTGGCGATATCGTTACTTTAAACCTGATCAATAAAACCGAAAAGGATTCGGTATTATTCAGCACTTATACTGCCGGTGCGCCTACGCAGGTACAGGTACAGCCTACACAAAACATTGCCGACCTGATGGCTATCTTCCCATTGCTTAGCAATAAGGATAGTGTGCTGGTTAAAATTCCTGCCGACTCTGTTTTTAAAAACCAGGAAGACAAACGTCCGCCGTTTTTCCCGGCAAAAAGTAATATCGTTTTTGTAATTAAGATTGAAAAAATTCAATCGTTAAACGAAGCAATTGCTGAGCGTAATGCATCAATGGCTAAATTACAGGCAGCAGAACCATTAGCAATTACCAAATACATCACCGCTAATAAGCTAATGCCAAAGACAACCGCTTCTGGCTTAAAGTATGTCATCCTTTCTCTTCCGGAAAAAGGATCAGGCCGTAAACCTTTACCGGGCGATACCGTAATGGTAAACTATGTTGGCCGTACGCTTGAAGGCAAAGTATTTGACTCGAGTGTGCAGATGGTAGCTAAAGAAGCCGGACTTGATCAGCCTGGCCGTAATTACGAGCCAATACGTTTTGTAGTTGGCGCAGGCCAGATGATACCGGGCTGGGACGAAGGTTTCCAGTACATTCCTGAAGGTGCTGCAGCTAAATTGATATTACCATCGAAACTGGCTTATGGCGAGCGTGGCGCGCCGCCGACAATTGCGCCTTACAGCCCGCTGGTGTTCGACGTAAATTTGTTACGCATATACCCTACCAAACATCCGGTTGTTGCAGCAAAGCCGGCAGCAAAAAAAACAACTGCTAAAAAGACCACCACGACGAAAAAAGTCACACATAAATAA
- a CDS encoding FKBP-type peptidyl-prolyl cis-trans isomerase: MKKNLVFLAVAAIGFAGCNGGFKKSDGGLLYNIVDDKSGTNITNNDFVSANVIAKTDADSVLFSTYDTGHPAFLTIPAKLQSKGDIYSAMMLLSEGDSAEVKVNADSLFKKGMPKPPGFKGKFVIYEIKINKVISKGKLSDQVFGGRIQDYFKTEAAKMKAAEPGKIQKYIADHKINATKSDSGLYYQITKQGSGALPAKGDTVVVNYTGRFVTNGKVFETSDKAVAQKEKVFNPMAPYKPIHIPVGINAVIKGWDQGLMMLNKGAQATLVIPSNLAYGEQGFQAIGPYTPLAFDVEVIDIIHPNPNAPKPVMPQLPGQPSAK, from the coding sequence ATGAAAAAAAACTTAGTTTTTTTAGCTGTTGCAGCTATCGGCTTTGCCGGATGTAACGGTGGATTTAAGAAAAGCGATGGCGGGTTGCTTTACAACATCGTCGACGATAAATCGGGTACCAACATTACCAACAACGATTTTGTAAGCGCAAACGTAATTGCTAAAACAGATGCCGATTCTGTATTATTCAGTACTTATGATACAGGGCACCCTGCATTTTTAACCATCCCTGCTAAATTGCAATCAAAAGGCGATATTTATTCTGCCATGATGCTTTTAAGCGAAGGTGACAGCGCCGAAGTTAAAGTTAACGCCGATTCGCTGTTTAAAAAAGGCATGCCTAAGCCACCGGGCTTCAAAGGTAAATTTGTTATTTATGAGATCAAGATCAATAAAGTGATCTCTAAAGGTAAACTAAGCGACCAGGTATTTGGCGGCCGTATTCAGGATTACTTCAAAACAGAAGCTGCTAAAATGAAAGCTGCTGAGCCTGGTAAAATCCAAAAGTATATCGCGGATCATAAGATCAATGCTACCAAATCAGATTCGGGCTTATACTACCAGATCACCAAACAAGGAAGCGGCGCGCTACCTGCAAAAGGCGATACTGTAGTAGTTAATTATACTGGCCGCTTTGTAACTAACGGCAAAGTATTTGAAACCAGCGACAAGGCTGTAGCACAAAAAGAAAAAGTGTTTAACCCAATGGCTCCTTATAAGCCAATTCACATCCCGGTTGGTATCAATGCTGTAATTAAAGGTTGGGACCAGGGCTTAATGATGCTTAATAAAGGCGCTCAGGCTACATTAGTTATTCCATCAAACTTAGCTTATGGCGAACAAGGTTTCCAGGCAATTGGCCCATACACGCCGCTTGCTTTTGATGTTGAGGTTATTGATATTATCCATCCAAACCCTAACGCACCTAAGCCGGTAATGCCGCAGTTACCAGGCCAGCCGTCTGCAAAATAA
- a CDS encoding DHH family phosphoesterase: MLDITALKALLAQPKRIVITTHHKPDGDAIGSSLGLYNYLIQHGHHAKVITPTDYPQFFDWMPGNEQVIIYTEHIAQSNQLVAEAELIFCLDFNALSRINELGAEVEKSTAVKIMIDHHLEPQDFDDYRYWNINACATAQLIYEFIVNELHDKALINKDVASCLYTGIMTDSGSFRFPNTTSAVHRIVADLIDAGAVNWHIHELVYNSATEARLRFLGHCLADKLEVLPEYNTALITVTQAELERYHIITGDTEGIVNYALSIIGIKLAAFIVERKDRVKLSLRSKGDFPANDICKKYFNGGGHRNAAGGHSDESLEQVIAQFKSILPNYKTLLIQ; this comes from the coding sequence ATGTTGGATATTACTGCCTTAAAAGCCCTGCTTGCACAACCTAAAAGAATTGTGATCACAACCCACCACAAACCCGATGGCGATGCTATTGGCTCTTCTTTAGGTTTGTATAATTATCTGATACAACACGGGCACCATGCTAAGGTAATTACCCCAACAGATTATCCGCAGTTTTTTGACTGGATGCCAGGTAACGAACAGGTAATTATTTATACCGAACATATCGCGCAATCAAACCAGCTTGTTGCCGAAGCCGAACTGATCTTTTGCCTTGATTTTAATGCTCTTAGCCGCATCAACGAGCTTGGCGCAGAGGTGGAGAAAAGCACGGCCGTTAAAATCATGATCGACCATCATCTGGAGCCCCAGGATTTTGATGATTACCGTTACTGGAATATCAACGCATGCGCTACCGCACAGTTGATTTATGAGTTTATCGTAAACGAACTTCATGACAAAGCTTTAATTAATAAAGATGTGGCCAGCTGCCTGTACACAGGCATCATGACAGATTCGGGATCTTTCCGTTTTCCGAACACCACATCGGCAGTACACCGCATCGTAGCCGATCTTATTGATGCCGGTGCCGTGAACTGGCACATTCACGAGCTGGTTTATAATAGCGCAACAGAAGCACGCTTACGCTTTTTAGGCCATTGCCTCGCCGATAAGCTTGAAGTGTTACCCGAGTATAATACCGCATTAATTACAGTAACACAGGCCGAGCTTGAACGATACCATATTATTACCGGCGATACCGAAGGCATCGTAAATTATGCTTTATCAATAATAGGTATCAAACTGGCTGCGTTTATCGTAGAAAGGAAAGACAGGGTAAAACTATCTTTACGCTCAAAAGGTGACTTTCCGGCTAATGACATTTGCAAAAAATACTTTAACGGCGGCGGCCACCGCAATGCCGCGGGCGGCCACTCTGATGAAAGCCTTGAACAGGTTATTGCCCAATTCAAATCTATATTGCCTAACTATAAAACTCTTTTAATACAATAA